One genomic region from Cyanobium usitatum str. Tous encodes:
- a CDS encoding metal ABC transporter substrate-binding protein: MTHIPAPAAASLALALAAAVGLQACRTPPPADVIAADGVLCDITQRLAASDLRVSCLLQPGDDPHQFRLTPQQSRELSQAQLVLINGFGLTPALAALTKPGSSQTKTVAVAELAVPNSPVLKAGPPKTADSHQHHDEDGHGEENHDEDEHAHGDRDPHVWHDPTQAAALVLLVAQQLQQLKPAAQAPIAARAQAMTATLQQLDAWNRRQLATIPTARPLATGHRAFASLARAYGLQELAVVDASSSSDNLRPQAFQAVLEQLRREQVPMLFAEQLPAGKALQRVSSLSGVPIAAAPLVADGLAAEPDGNGNLVATLAANTCLIVNGLGGRCDPSGQQALSQRWQAIR, translated from the coding sequence ATGACCCATATCCCCGCTCCCGCAGCTGCCTCTCTCGCCCTGGCATTAGCGGCAGCCGTAGGACTGCAGGCTTGCCGCACTCCCCCACCGGCCGACGTGATCGCCGCCGACGGGGTCCTTTGCGACATCACCCAACGCCTAGCCGCCAGCGACCTACGGGTGAGCTGCCTTTTGCAGCCGGGCGACGACCCCCATCAATTCCGGCTAACGCCCCAGCAGAGCCGGGAGCTCAGCCAGGCCCAGCTAGTTCTGATCAACGGCTTCGGCCTCACCCCAGCCCTAGCCGCACTGACCAAGCCGGGATCAAGCCAGACCAAAACCGTGGCCGTAGCCGAGCTGGCCGTACCAAACAGCCCGGTCCTAAAAGCCGGGCCGCCCAAGACCGCCGATTCCCACCAGCACCACGACGAGGATGGCCATGGCGAGGAAAACCATGACGAGGACGAGCATGCCCATGGCGACCGGGATCCCCACGTGTGGCACGACCCAACCCAGGCGGCCGCTCTGGTGCTGCTGGTGGCCCAGCAACTTCAGCAGCTAAAGCCTGCCGCCCAAGCCCCCATTGCCGCCCGGGCCCAGGCGATGACGGCGACTCTGCAGCAGCTGGACGCCTGGAACCGCCGGCAACTTGCCACCATTCCCACCGCCAGGCCCCTGGCCACCGGACACCGGGCTTTTGCCAGCCTGGCCCGGGCCTACGGACTGCAGGAACTGGCGGTGGTGGATGCCAGCAGCAGCAGCGACAACCTGCGCCCCCAGGCCTTCCAGGCCGTGCTGGAGCAATTGCGGCGCGAGCAGGTGCCGATGCTGTTCGCCGAACAGCTGCCGGCAGGCAAAGCGCTGCAGCGGGTCAGCAGCCTCAGCGGTGTGCCCATCGCCGCCGCACCACTGGTGGCCGACGGTCTGGCAGCGGAACCCGATGGCAACGGCAACCTGGTGGCCACCCTCGCCGCCAACACCTGCCTGATCGTCAACGGCCTGGGCGGTCGCTGCGACCCATCCGGCCAGCAGGCCCTGAGCCAGCGCTGGCAGGCCATCCGCTGA
- a CDS encoding metal ABC transporter ATP-binding protein, whose amino-acid sequence MSLEVSELRVRRGGELALDGVAFALEPGTLTALVGPNGAGKSTLLQAIEGQLPIESGSIRLDGVPLTLALARQQLALMPQRGEIAWHFPISVRELVALGRMAAKRPGCCDVEAALQRVGLAGLAGRRLDQLSGGQQQRALLARTLVQPARLLLLDEPCAAIDPPSRTQLLKVMGQLRDAGLTLLVSSHDWGRDLDAYDRVLVLDRSLLADGSPQQVRQALGDLRVGNHCCG is encoded by the coding sequence GTGTCGCTTGAGGTGAGTGAGCTGCGGGTGCGCCGCGGCGGCGAGCTGGCTCTCGACGGCGTGGCTTTTGCGCTCGAGCCCGGCACGCTCACCGCCTTGGTGGGCCCCAACGGTGCCGGCAAAAGCACCCTGCTGCAGGCCATTGAGGGTCAGCTGCCGATCGAGAGCGGTTCGATCCGGCTCGATGGGGTGCCCCTCACCTTGGCCTTGGCGCGACAGCAGTTGGCCCTGATGCCCCAGCGGGGGGAGATCGCCTGGCACTTCCCTATCAGTGTGCGGGAGTTGGTGGCCCTGGGGCGGATGGCCGCCAAGCGTCCTGGCTGCTGCGATGTGGAAGCCGCCCTGCAGCGGGTTGGCCTGGCCGGGTTGGCGGGCCGGCGCCTGGATCAGTTGTCCGGTGGCCAGCAGCAGCGAGCCCTGCTGGCTCGCACCTTGGTGCAGCCAGCCAGGCTGCTGCTGCTGGATGAGCCCTGCGCTGCCATCGACCCCCCTTCACGCACCCAGCTGCTCAAGGTGATGGGCCAGCTGCGCGATGCCGGTCTCACCCTGCTGGTGAGCAGCCACGACTGGGGCCGCGATCTCGACGCCTACGACCGGGTGCTGGTGCTCGATCGCTCCCTGCTCGCTGACGGCAGCCCCCAGCAGGTGCGCCAGGCCCTCGGCGACCTGCGGGTAGGCAATCACTGCTGCGGTTGA
- a CDS encoding Fur family transcriptional regulator: MPSQVAASSDRQQLLLTALRQADRELSGQDLHALLRQGSQPMGLATVYRHLRQLQQRGWIRCRHLPSGEALFAPTERDEHHLTCVDCGATVVLNNCPMHDVHLDGDQSAGFQLLFHTLEFFGLCGSCQQRQAS; this comes from the coding sequence ATGCCCTCCCAGGTTGCCGCGTCAAGCGACCGCCAGCAGCTGCTGCTTACGGCGTTGCGCCAAGCCGACCGGGAACTCTCCGGCCAGGACCTGCACGCCCTGCTGCGCCAAGGCTCCCAGCCCATGGGGCTGGCCACGGTTTATCGCCACCTGCGCCAGCTGCAGCAGCGGGGCTGGATCCGTTGCCGCCACCTGCCCAGCGGCGAAGCCCTGTTCGCCCCCACAGAGCGGGACGAACACCATCTCACCTGTGTCGACTGCGGCGCCACGGTGGTTCTTAATAACTGCCCCATGCACGACGTGCACCTAGACGGCGACCAGAGTGCAGGTTTCCAGCTGCTATTTCACACCCTGGAATTTTTCGGGCTCTGCGGAAGCTGTCAACAGCGCCAAGCCAGCTAG
- a CDS encoding metal ABC transporter permease, whose translation METLWWLLPLVLALVIGGLCPLAGTLLLVQRRLFLANLVSHAVLPGLALALALRLDPGLGGVISGLAGALLAERLSRGDRSGEGGDEAVLNTVLAGFLGLGVLLIPLLHIRVDLEAVLFGDLLAAAPADLLRSLLALVAVLLLLAWRYHHYVYLGVDPLGAASAGLPVQRLRLLLTLVTAFTVVSAMTAVGVVLVIALMGAPALVALAGASSLRQALGRSALVGMGISGGGFLLAIQPAVNLPPGPLIGVLCMGLLPLASLQHRRLSAGG comes from the coding sequence ATGGAGACTCTTTGGTGGCTGCTGCCCCTGGTGCTGGCGCTGGTGATCGGCGGCCTCTGCCCATTGGCCGGCACCTTGCTGCTGGTGCAGCGGCGCCTGTTCCTGGCCAATCTGGTGTCGCACGCGGTGTTGCCGGGGTTGGCGCTGGCGCTGGCCCTGCGGCTTGATCCGGGCCTCGGTGGGGTGATCAGTGGCCTGGCTGGCGCCCTGTTGGCGGAGCGGCTCAGCCGCGGTGATCGTTCTGGTGAAGGGGGCGATGAGGCGGTGCTCAACACCGTGCTGGCTGGCTTTCTCGGTTTAGGGGTGCTGTTGATCCCCCTGCTGCACATCCGGGTCGATCTGGAGGCGGTGCTGTTTGGCGATCTGCTGGCCGCCGCTCCTGCCGACCTGCTGCGCAGCCTGCTGGCCCTGGTGGCGGTGCTGCTGCTGCTCGCCTGGCGCTATCACCACTACGTGTATCTGGGGGTGGATCCCCTCGGCGCCGCCAGTGCTGGTTTGCCGGTGCAGCGGCTGCGGCTGCTGCTCACCCTGGTGACGGCCTTCACGGTGGTGAGCGCCATGACCGCCGTGGGGGTGGTACTGGTGATTGCCTTGATGGGTGCTCCGGCCCTAGTGGCCTTGGCTGGAGCCTCCAGCCTGCGCCAGGCCCTGGGGCGCTCGGCTCTGGTGGGTATGGGGATCAGCGGTGGCGGCTTTCTGCTGGCGATCCAGCCAGCTGTGAACCTGCCGCCCGGTCCCCTGATCGGGGTGCTGTGCATGGGCCTGCTGCCCCTGGCCTCCCTGCAGCACCGGCGCCTTTCAGCCGGCGGGTAG
- a CDS encoding TIGR03943 family putative permease subunit gives MGQFAAAVMRAFALGLWGAVLLQSSLSGRLDLLLSGVFHPLVALSGVALLLLAGLLLAELALRGQESPAPARRQAIPKIWWLSAAVALLVLAIPPNPSFSTLAANRPAELGDETELSFVLPPAQRSLTDWVRLLRSQPDPSLYAGDPVRISGFVLPQPGEPPQLARLLVRCCLADATPVGLPVRWPAGQTPRADQWLAVEGTMAIEERNGQSRSVVLAQRITPIARPKRPLEP, from the coding sequence ATGGGTCAATTTGCTGCTGCTGTGATGCGCGCCTTCGCCCTGGGACTGTGGGGAGCCGTGCTGCTGCAAAGCAGCCTCAGCGGCAGACTGGATCTCTTGCTCAGCGGCGTTTTTCACCCGCTGGTGGCGCTGAGCGGTGTGGCCTTGCTGCTGCTGGCTGGCCTGCTGCTGGCTGAACTAGCGCTAAGGGGTCAGGAAAGCCCTGCCCCAGCCCGACGCCAAGCCATCCCAAAAATCTGGTGGCTGAGCGCCGCAGTGGCTTTGCTGGTGTTGGCTATTCCCCCCAACCCCTCCTTCAGCACCCTGGCCGCCAACCGGCCTGCCGAGCTGGGCGATGAGACTGAGCTGAGCTTCGTGCTGCCGCCAGCCCAGCGCAGCCTCACCGATTGGGTGCGCTTGCTGCGCAGCCAACCCGACCCCAGCCTCTACGCGGGTGATCCTGTGCGGATCAGCGGCTTTGTCTTGCCCCAGCCGGGTGAGCCCCCCCAGCTAGCCAGGCTGCTGGTGCGCTGTTGCCTTGCCGATGCCACCCCGGTGGGCCTGCCTGTGCGCTGGCCGGCCGGCCAGACGCCCCGGGCGGATCAATGGCTGGCGGTGGAGGGCACCATGGCTATTGAGGAACGCAACGGCCAGAGCCGCAGCGTGGTGTTAGCGCAGCGAATCACACCGATTGCCCGGCCCAAGCGGCCCCTGGAACCATGA
- a CDS encoding permease produces MAQLATAWAIFQGLLLEALPFLLIGVGIASLARWLAPGGAWLRQLPGHPLLGPLTGAALGFALPACECGNVPVARRLLAGGAPVGTALGFLFAAPVLNPIVLASTWAAFPNQPWLLAARPGAALLLSVLLATVLRLLPEAELLDPVLLEERRLSQPLAQVGLLERRSGLVGAIDAKAQPLKVARPPLQEVLQHGSREFLDLAALLVLGCAIAATVQTLLPRSWLLAVGGAPTISVLSLMLLAVVVSVCSSVDAFLALGFAAQVTPGALLAFLVLGPVVDLKLLGLFRVLFKPKAIALTSAAAAVAVLVLGQWVNLLLL; encoded by the coding sequence TTGGCACAGCTGGCCACCGCCTGGGCGATTTTTCAGGGTCTGCTGCTCGAAGCCCTGCCCTTCCTGCTGATTGGCGTCGGTATCGCCAGCCTGGCCCGCTGGCTGGCGCCTGGAGGTGCCTGGCTGCGGCAGCTGCCCGGCCACCCCCTGCTGGGGCCCCTCACCGGTGCCGCCCTTGGCTTTGCCCTGCCCGCTTGTGAATGCGGCAATGTGCCGGTGGCGCGGCGGCTGCTAGCCGGTGGCGCCCCAGTTGGCACGGCCCTGGGTTTTTTGTTTGCCGCGCCGGTGCTGAATCCAATCGTGCTGGCCAGCACCTGGGCCGCCTTCCCCAACCAGCCCTGGCTACTGGCGGCCCGCCCCGGAGCAGCCCTGCTGCTGTCGGTGCTGCTGGCCACGGTGCTGCGCCTGCTGCCCGAGGCCGAATTACTAGATCCGGTGCTGCTCGAAGAACGGCGGCTGAGCCAGCCCTTGGCCCAGGTGGGGCTGCTGGAGCGTCGCAGCGGGCTTGTCGGTGCCATCGACGCCAAGGCGCAGCCCCTCAAGGTGGCGCGGCCGCCCTTGCAGGAGGTGCTCCAACACGGCAGCCGCGAATTTCTCGATCTGGCCGCCCTGCTGGTGCTGGGTTGTGCCATCGCCGCCACGGTGCAAACCTTGCTGCCGCGCAGCTGGCTGCTGGCGGTGGGGGGAGCACCAACCATCTCTGTACTGAGCCTGATGCTGCTGGCGGTAGTGGTTTCGGTTTGCTCCAGCGTCGATGCCTTCCTAGCCCTGGGCTTCGCTGCCCAGGTCACCCCGGGAGCGCTGCTGGCCTTCTTGGTGCTGGGCCCGGTGGTCGACCTGAAGCTGCTGGGACTGTTCCGGGTGCTGTTTAAGCCCAAGGCCATCGCCCTCACCAGTGCCGCCGCAGCGGTGGCCGTGCTGGTGCTGGGGCAATGGGTCAATTTGCTGCTGCTGTGA
- a CDS encoding 6-carboxytetrahydropterin synthase: MPTPAYSCSKTFSGYPCCHRQWRHQGHCRFVHGYSRSFSFWFRAHELDDCGFVVDFSSLKQLEARLADQFDHTFLANADDPLLSTWRQLHDQGALDLRVMANVGMEASAELVWGWANELLHGRESGRSCCWKVEARENEKNAACFEALPAWFKP; encoded by the coding sequence ATGCCCACTCCGGCCTACAGCTGCAGTAAAACCTTCAGCGGTTATCCCTGCTGCCATCGCCAATGGCGCCACCAGGGCCACTGCCGCTTCGTGCATGGATATAGCCGCAGTTTTAGTTTCTGGTTTCGGGCCCATGAACTCGACGACTGTGGCTTTGTGGTGGATTTTTCCAGCCTGAAACAGCTCGAAGCCCGGCTGGCAGACCAATTCGACCACACCTTTCTGGCCAATGCCGATGACCCCCTCCTCTCGACCTGGCGCCAACTGCACGATCAGGGCGCCCTCGACCTGAGGGTGATGGCCAATGTGGGCATGGAGGCCAGCGCCGAGCTGGTGTGGGGCTGGGCCAACGAACTGCTGCACGGCCGCGAAAGCGGCCGCAGCTGCTGCTGGAAGGTGGAGGCGAGGGAAAACGAGAAAAATGCCGCCTGTTTTGAAGCCCTGCCGGCGTGGTTCAAACCCTGA
- the hisIE gene encoding bifunctional phosphoribosyl-AMP cyclohydrolase/phosphoribosyl-ATP diphosphatase HisIE — MGEDRDSSSARALSAVFQPLDPQFIGALRFNEAGLIPAVAQDWLDGAVLMVAWMNQQAIERTLASGEVHYWSRSRQELWHKGATSGHIQQLKGLRYDCDADVLLLSIEQSGDVACHTGARSCFYDNGPEPTAGGPSAAQPPADVCTELMRVIEGRRDLPEPGSYTNKLFEGGDNRILKKIGEESAEFVMACKDDNSEEIAAEAADIVFHLQVALAHHGVSWRQVQQVLAARRGAPRRD; from the coding sequence ATGGGTGAGGATCGGGACAGCAGCAGCGCAAGGGCCTTGTCAGCAGTATTTCAGCCCCTAGACCCTCAATTCATAGGGGCCTTGCGTTTCAACGAAGCTGGTTTGATCCCCGCGGTCGCCCAGGACTGGCTCGATGGCGCCGTGTTGATGGTGGCCTGGATGAACCAGCAGGCGATCGAGCGCACTCTCGCCAGCGGCGAGGTGCACTACTGGAGCCGCTCGCGCCAGGAGCTATGGCATAAGGGGGCCACCAGCGGCCATATCCAGCAGCTCAAGGGCCTGCGCTACGACTGCGACGCCGACGTGCTGCTGCTCAGCATTGAGCAGAGCGGCGATGTGGCCTGCCACACCGGCGCCCGCAGCTGCTTCTACGACAACGGTCCCGAGCCCACGGCCGGGGGGCCATCGGCCGCTCAGCCGCCGGCAGATGTCTGCACCGAACTGATGCGGGTGATCGAAGGGCGCCGCGACCTGCCCGAGCCCGGCAGCTACACCAACAAACTGTTTGAGGGGGGCGACAACCGCATCCTCAAGAAGATCGGAGAGGAGAGCGCCGAATTCGTGATGGCCTGCAAGGACGACAACAGCGAGGAGATCGCCGCTGAAGCGGCCGATATCGTCTTCCACCTGCAGGTGGCGCTTGCTCACCACGGCGTCAGTTGGCGCCAGGTGCAGCAGGTGCTGGCCGCCCGCCGCGGCGCGCCCCGGCGGGACTGA
- a CDS encoding phycobilisome rod-core linker polypeptide: protein MPLPVLATKPLTNSARVSSFLAAGEESPRQSDTTCLVRDPAATDAVIEQAYRQIYFHAFKVDRDAVLESQLRSGQISTRDFIRQLLLSEKFQRDFYRCNSNYRVVEQVVGRVFGRPVHGQAEQIAWSIVIAEQGLPKFVDALLNSDEYRDNFGDNLVPFQRSRVLPGQAVGTMPFNQQAPRYNSYWREAMNRRAPAGGSNPWSDGGGWERPAWLEGQPTPRVQAIWQYTVATGGFVLTGLVIWIAAAMLSTG from the coding sequence AGCAGCTTTCTGGCCGCCGGTGAGGAAAGCCCCCGCCAGAGCGACACCACTTGCCTGGTGCGGGATCCGGCAGCCACCGATGCCGTGATTGAGCAGGCATACCGTCAGATCTACTTTCACGCTTTCAAAGTGGACCGTGATGCGGTGCTGGAATCCCAGCTGCGCTCCGGTCAGATCAGCACCCGCGACTTCATCCGCCAACTCCTGCTCTCCGAGAAGTTTCAGAGGGATTTTTATCGCTGCAATAGCAATTACAGGGTGGTGGAACAGGTGGTGGGTCGGGTATTTGGCCGGCCGGTGCATGGCCAAGCTGAACAGATCGCCTGGTCGATCGTGATCGCCGAGCAGGGGCTACCCAAGTTTGTTGACGCGCTACTGAATTCCGACGAATACCGCGACAACTTCGGCGACAACCTGGTGCCTTTTCAGCGCTCGCGGGTACTTCCCGGCCAGGCGGTAGGCACCATGCCCTTCAACCAGCAAGCCCCCCGCTACAACTCCTACTGGCGTGAGGCGATGAACAGGCGCGCACCCGCTGGAGGATCAAACCCCTGGTCAGACGGTGGCGGCTGGGAGCGCCCAGCCTGGCTGGAAGGTCAGCCCACACCAAGGGTTCAAGCTATCTGGCAATACACCGTGGCAACTGGGGGCTTTGTGCTCACCGGCCTGGTGATCTGGATTGCTGCGGCCATGCTCAGCACAGGCTGA